One Thioalbus denitrificans genomic window carries:
- a CDS encoding winged helix-turn-helix domain-containing protein, giving the protein MIPKTDVEQDSLRDGTRIGDWRLYPSLHEIRRDGEVVRLEPKAVALLVRLAERAGRMVSREELLDRVWPGVVVGDDSLTQVVIKLRKALGDQPRHPDYIQTIPKQGYRLIAAVEAPASGPDGAAPGAPHPRRAGTALVAGGVILAVLLLGYLALPGNREAEVATGGGADAAGAASAIGEEPLTIAVLPFEPLREGAEQNNLARGITADLVTDLSRLSGLWVISTHSVFGHDDGEGAAAAASARYYVSGSVQRTPGRLEAHIRLIDSGSGRQLWSERFDRPIGDLFDVQAEISRQVVRILEVRLTRAEHWRLAQRYTRNLEAYELFLQGQAALLVRQERENLNARRLYQRAIELDPTFARAYAGLALSYVADYRNQWGEDGEAALARASEMAQTALEIDPGIPEVYWVLGYIETQRRHHGQAIAHLETALGLDQSFADAYALMGGINTYDGHPHRTVKLIRQAMRLNPEAGYLYFLLLGRAYFFIDDPEQAMINLREALARNPANLEAHVYLAAAATARDDVETGEWEVDEILALQPGFDTEAWLATYPMTDAGQIRKLSAALASLGL; this is encoded by the coding sequence ATGATCCCCAAAACGGATGTGGAACAGGATTCCCTGCGGGACGGGACCCGGATCGGCGACTGGCGGCTCTATCCGAGCCTCCATGAGATACGCCGCGACGGCGAAGTGGTCCGGCTCGAGCCCAAGGCGGTCGCCCTCCTGGTGCGGCTGGCGGAGCGGGCCGGTCGGATGGTGAGCCGGGAGGAGCTGCTGGACCGGGTCTGGCCCGGGGTGGTGGTGGGGGACGACTCCCTGACCCAGGTGGTGATCAAGCTGCGCAAGGCCCTGGGCGATCAGCCGCGCCATCCGGACTATATCCAGACCATCCCCAAGCAGGGTTACCGCCTGATCGCGGCGGTCGAGGCGCCGGCGTCCGGACCGGATGGGGCGGCGCCGGGGGCGCCCCATCCCCGCCGCGCCGGCACGGCGCTGGTCGCGGGTGGGGTGATCCTGGCCGTGCTGCTCCTCGGCTACCTCGCTCTGCCCGGGAACCGGGAGGCGGAGGTGGCGACCGGCGGCGGCGCCGATGCCGCCGGCGCGGCGAGCGCGATCGGGGAGGAGCCCCTGACCATCGCGGTGCTGCCCTTCGAGCCCCTGCGGGAGGGGGCGGAGCAAAACAACCTGGCGCGGGGCATCACCGCGGACCTGGTCACCGATCTCTCCCGGCTGTCGGGCCTGTGGGTCATCAGCACCCACTCGGTCTTCGGCCACGACGACGGGGAGGGCGCGGCGGCGGCGGCCTCGGCCCGCTACTACGTCTCCGGCAGCGTGCAGCGCACCCCCGGGCGGCTGGAGGCCCATATCCGGCTCATCGATTCGGGCAGCGGGCGCCAGCTCTGGTCGGAGCGCTTCGATCGTCCCATCGGCGATCTCTTCGACGTGCAGGCGGAGATCAGCCGCCAGGTGGTGCGGATCCTGGAGGTCAGGCTGACCCGGGCCGAGCATTGGCGGCTGGCGCAGCGCTACACCCGCAACCTCGAGGCCTACGAGCTGTTCCTGCAGGGGCAGGCGGCGCTGCTGGTGCGCCAGGAGCGGGAGAACCTCAATGCCCGCCGGCTCTACCAGCGCGCCATCGAGCTCGACCCCACCTTCGCGCGGGCCTACGCGGGGCTGGCGCTGAGCTACGTGGCGGACTACCGCAACCAGTGGGGCGAGGACGGGGAGGCCGCCCTGGCGCGGGCCTCGGAGATGGCGCAGACGGCGCTGGAGATCGACCCGGGCATTCCCGAGGTCTACTGGGTGCTGGGGTACATCGAGACCCAGCGCCGCCACCACGGGCAGGCCATCGCCCACCTGGAGACGGCGCTCGGGCTGGACCAGTCCTTCGCCGACGCCTACGCCCTGATGGGCGGCATCAACACCTACGACGGCCATCCCCATCGGACCGTGAAGCTCATCCGCCAGGCCATGCGCCTCAATCCCGAGGCCGGCTACCTCTACTTCCTGCTGCTGGGGCGGGCCTACTTCTTCATCGACGATCCCGAGCAGGCGATGATCAACCTGCGCGAGGCGCTGGCGCGCAACCCGGCCAACCTGGAGGCCCACGTCTACCTGGCGGCGGCCGCCACCGCCCGCGATGATGTGGAAACCGGGGAGTGGGAGGTGGACGAGATCCTGGCGCTGCAGCCGGGGTTCGACACGGAGGCGTGGCTGGCCACCTACCCGATGACCGATGCCGGCCAGATCCGGAAGCTGAGCGCGGCGCTGGCGTCGCTCGGGCTGTAG
- a CDS encoding class I SAM-dependent methyltransferase, whose amino-acid sequence MTGNQPIFDPIRYKQTTREQWERAAEAWYRWGPLLHRWLGPATERMLDLAGIGEGARVLDVAAGAGEQTLAVARRVGAGGRVLATDISPAILAYAESSARAEGHGNVTTRELDGENLTELEAGAFDAVISRVGMIYFPNQQKALGGMKHAVKPGGRVAAIVYSTAERNPFFSVPVSIIRRRANLPPPLPGQPGPFSLGAPGVLERAFADAGFRDLRVETLDAPIELDSAGECLRFEKESFGALHQMLSGLDDGEQEAAWEEIEQALGEFERDGSFVGPCELVLAVGTR is encoded by the coding sequence ATGACCGGCAACCAGCCCATCTTCGATCCCATCCGCTACAAGCAGACCACCCGGGAGCAGTGGGAGCGGGCCGCCGAGGCCTGGTACCGCTGGGGACCGCTCCTGCACCGCTGGCTCGGTCCCGCCACCGAGCGCATGCTCGACCTGGCGGGCATCGGGGAAGGCGCCCGCGTGCTCGACGTGGCCGCCGGCGCCGGCGAGCAGACCCTGGCCGTGGCCCGGCGCGTCGGCGCCGGGGGCCGGGTCCTGGCCACCGACATCTCGCCGGCGATCCTCGCCTACGCGGAATCCTCGGCCCGGGCCGAGGGCCACGGCAACGTCACCACCCGGGAGCTGGACGGAGAGAACCTGACGGAGCTGGAGGCCGGGGCGTTCGACGCGGTCATCTCCCGCGTGGGCATGATCTACTTCCCGAACCAGCAGAAGGCCCTCGGCGGCATGAAGCACGCCGTGAAGCCGGGCGGCAGGGTGGCGGCCATCGTCTACTCCACCGCCGAGCGCAACCCCTTCTTCTCGGTCCCGGTCTCCATCATCCGCCGCCGGGCCAACCTCCCCCCGCCCCTGCCCGGACAGCCCGGGCCCTTCAGCCTCGGCGCCCCGGGCGTGCTGGAGCGGGCCTTCGCCGACGCCGGCTTCAGGGACCTGCGGGTGGAGACCCTCGACGCCCCCATCGAGCTCGACTCCGCCGGCGAGTGCCTGCGCTTCGAGAAGGAGTCCTTCGGCGCGCTGCACCAGATGCTCTCCGGTCTCGACGACGGGGAGCAGGAGGCGGCCTGGGAGGAGATCGAGCAGGCGCTGGGGGAGTTCGAGCGCGACGGCAGTTTCGTTGGCCCCTGCGAGCTGGTTCTCGCCGTCGGCACCCGCTGA